Sequence from the Corallococcus sp. EGB genome:
GACCTCATCGCCATCGGGCCGGGCTCGCTGTACTCGAGCGTGCTGCCCAACCTGCTGGTGGACGGCGTGGCCCAGGCGCTGAAGGAGACGCGCGCGCTGAAGGTCATGGTGGCCAACCTGATGACCCAGCCGGGTGAGACGGACGGCATGAACTGCCTGGACCACGTGCAGGCCGTCATCGACCACGTGGGGCCGGTGCTGGACGCGGTGCTCGTCAACGGCCGGATGCCCACGGAGGAGTCCATCCAGCGCTATGCGCGCAAGGGCTCCTTCATGGTCACGGCGGAGGCGCGGGAGCTGTTGTCCTCCGGCGTGATTCCGGTGCAGGCGGACCTGCTCAAGGAGGGGTCCAAGATCCGACACGACAGCCGCAAGGTCGCCGCGTGCCTGCTGAAGATGGCGCGCAGCGGGTTGTAGGCCACCTCTTCCATCACCACCTTGGGGGCCCGCGAATATGGAAGCCATCAACCTTGCCGCCGTCCCACGCGTCGTGGAGATCAACGACCGGGCGGCCTTCATGACCCTGGAAGCCGAGTGGAACGTGCTCGTGGAGCAGACCTCCAACGAGCTCTTCTACCGGCACGAGTTCCTGCGGCTGTGGCTGGACAACTTCGCCGCCGGGGCGCGCATGCGCGTGCTGACCCTGCGCGGTGCGGATGGCGCGCTCGCCGCCGCGCTGCCTCTGGTGGAGGAGCGCACGTCGATGTACGGCGTGCCCGTGCGCCAGCTCACCTCCGCGGCCAACGCGCACTCCTGCCGCTTCGACATGCTGGCGCGGGAGCCGGACGCCGCGGCCCGGACCTTCCTCGCGCACCTGCGCGCGACGGGTGGCTGGGACGTGCTGCGGCTGACGGACGTGCCGGACGGCGGGGCGGGCTTCCTCCTGCTGGAGGCCGCGAGGCAGGCCCGGATGCCGGTGGGCGAGTGGGAGTCCCTGCGGTCTCCGTACGTGCCGCTGCCCGCGACGAAGGACGCGTACTTCGCGAAGCTGCCGTCCAAGTTCAAGGCCAACTGCCGCCGCCGGCGCCGCAAGCTGGAGGAGAAGGGGAAGGTCACCTTCGAGCGCATCTCCGGCGGGCTGGACCTGGAGGGCACGCTGGAGGAGGGGCTGCTCCTGGAGCAGAGCGGCTGGAAGGGCGCCAACGGCACGGCCATGGCGCAGGACGCGAAGACGCGCGGCTTCTACACGGAGCTGGCGCGCGACGCGGCCTACCGCGACCGGCTGGCGCTGTACTTCCTGCGCGTGGACGGGCGCGCGGTGGCGTTCCAGTACGGCCTGGAATACGGCGGCCGCTACTTCCTCTTGAAGCCCGGCTACGACGAGAACCTGAAGGAGTGCAGCCCGGGGCAGCTCCTGGTGGAAGAGGTGCTGGGGGACTGCCTGGAGCGGGGGCTCACCGAGTTCGATTTCCTGGGGCCGGACATGGTGTGGAAGCGCGACTGGACGGATCAGGTCCGGCGGCACACCTGGCTCTACGTGTTCAATGACACCGCCTTTGGCCGGGCCCTGTGCGCGGCGAAGTTCCGGTGGGTGCCGGCTGCGAAAGAGGTGATGGCGCGATGGAAGCGGTGAAGACAACTGACAAGCTGTTCGTTCCCTCCCTGCCCACGTTGTGGCCGGGCATGCTGGTGGCTCCGCGGCGCCCGGGGGCGCTGCCGCCGTTCTCCTCTTCCAACGCGCGTTACTTCTACTTCGCGCGCAACGCCATCTGGCTGGCCATCAAGATGCTGCGCCTGGATGGCGGCGAG
This genomic interval carries:
- a CDS encoding GNAT family N-acetyltransferase — translated: MEAINLAAVPRVVEINDRAAFMTLEAEWNVLVEQTSNELFYRHEFLRLWLDNFAAGARMRVLTLRGADGALAAALPLVEERTSMYGVPVRQLTSAANAHSCRFDMLAREPDAAARTFLAHLRATGGWDVLRLTDVPDGGAGFLLLEAARQARMPVGEWESLRSPYVPLPATKDAYFAKLPSKFKANCRRRRRKLEEKGKVTFERISGGLDLEGTLEEGLLLEQSGWKGANGTAMAQDAKTRGFYTELARDAAYRDRLALYFLRVDGRAVAFQYGLEYGGRYFLLKPGYDENLKECSPGQLLVEEVLGDCLERGLTEFDFLGPDMVWKRDWTDQVRRHTWLYVFNDTAFGRALCAAKFRWVPAAKEVMARWKR